A genomic segment from Bradyrhizobium diazoefficiens USDA 110 encodes:
- a CDS encoding adenylate/guanylate cyclase domain-containing protein: MATAPVHMPELVRATSVRQVRLVCGVILFSYVISHFLNHALGNVSVDAMEVGVYYHTAFWQFLPVAIVFYAAALTHMGLGIYALYQRRQFRWRTIEPLQLVLGLSIPALVMAHVIGVRLGQTLYGHQKLYPQELYLFFVASNRIWTMTILLIIAWIHGCIGIFFWLRLKPFFTRAAPYLLAAAVLIPTLALLGVYQGGRSVAIEADDGEWRTHNLTRRQVGTVAEADTLDRITGGLTIGYVGLLGLALAARGVRALRERRGGMIALSYGNGKTVRVPKGLSVLEASLRHNVPHASVCGGRARCSTCRIRIIGDHGALPEPSQREAFVLTRVGATDPSIRLACQLRPTSDLSFFQLFTAHTLSASGQASTPARIGQERYLVSLFVDMRGSTQLAEKRLPFDTVFIVNRFLGAVSQAVVENGGQPNQFVGDGMLALFGLSADPQEACRQALKAAAGIATHIDELNELLSHDLRQPIRFGIGIHGGEVIIGDIGYRDHIVFTALGDAVNVAARLQDMTKTLACEAIVSEEVRRTAGLADDALPQQEVAIRGRDEPMAVRVVADARELAMLVDRGARVAA; this comes from the coding sequence ATGGCCACCGCTCCTGTCCACATGCCCGAACTCGTCCGCGCGACCAGCGTGCGGCAGGTGCGGCTTGTCTGCGGCGTCATCCTGTTCTCCTATGTGATCAGCCATTTCCTCAACCATGCGCTCGGCAACGTCTCGGTCGATGCCATGGAGGTCGGGGTCTACTACCACACCGCATTCTGGCAGTTCCTGCCGGTCGCGATCGTGTTCTACGCCGCCGCGCTCACCCATATGGGGCTCGGCATCTATGCGCTGTATCAGCGGCGGCAGTTCCGCTGGCGAACGATCGAGCCGCTCCAGCTCGTGCTGGGCTTAAGCATCCCCGCCCTGGTCATGGCGCACGTGATCGGTGTGCGGCTCGGCCAGACGCTGTACGGACACCAAAAACTCTATCCGCAGGAACTCTACCTGTTCTTCGTCGCGTCGAACCGCATCTGGACCATGACGATCCTGCTGATCATCGCCTGGATCCACGGCTGTATCGGCATTTTTTTCTGGCTCCGCCTCAAGCCTTTCTTCACGCGCGCCGCGCCCTATCTGCTCGCGGCCGCAGTGCTGATCCCGACGCTGGCGCTGCTCGGCGTCTATCAGGGCGGCCGCAGCGTCGCGATCGAAGCCGACGACGGGGAATGGCGCACGCACAATCTCACCCGCCGCCAGGTCGGCACCGTCGCGGAAGCCGACACGCTCGACCGCATCACCGGCGGCCTCACCATCGGCTATGTTGGCCTGCTCGGACTGGCGCTGGCCGCACGCGGCGTGCGCGCCTTGCGCGAGCGGCGCGGCGGCATGATCGCGCTGTCCTACGGCAACGGCAAGACCGTGCGGGTCCCCAAGGGCCTCTCCGTGCTGGAAGCGAGCCTGCGCCACAATGTGCCGCATGCCAGCGTCTGCGGCGGCCGCGCCCGCTGCTCGACCTGCCGCATCCGCATCATCGGCGATCATGGCGCCCTGCCCGAGCCGTCACAGCGCGAGGCCTTCGTGCTCACCCGTGTCGGTGCCACCGACCCTTCGATCCGCCTCGCCTGCCAGCTGCGGCCGACGTCGGATCTCTCCTTCTTCCAGCTCTTCACGGCGCATACGCTCTCAGCGAGCGGGCAGGCCTCGACGCCCGCCAGGATCGGCCAGGAGCGCTATCTCGTCAGCCTGTTCGTGGACATGCGCGGCTCGACGCAGCTCGCCGAAAAGCGGCTGCCGTTCGACACCGTCTTCATCGTCAACCGCTTCCTCGGCGCGGTCTCGCAGGCCGTGGTCGAGAACGGCGGCCAGCCGAACCAGTTCGTCGGCGACGGCATGCTGGCGCTGTTCGGGCTGTCAGCCGATCCGCAAGAGGCCTGCCGGCAGGCGCTGAAAGCCGCCGCAGGCATCGCCACGCATATCGACGAGCTCAACGAGCTCCTGAGCCACGATCTGCGCCAGCCGATCCGCTTCGGCATCGGCATTCACGGCGGCGAGGTCATCATCGGCGACATCGGCTATCGCGATCACATCGTGTTCACGGCGCTGGGCGACGCCGTCAACGTCGCCGCCCGCCTCCAGGATATGACCAAGACGCTGGCCTGCGAGGCCATCGTCTCGGAGGAGGTCCGCCGCACCGCGGGCCTCGCCGACGACGCGCTGCCGCAGCAGGAGGTCGCGATCCGCGGCCGCGACGAGCCAATGGCCGTGCGCGTGGTTGCGGACGCCAGGGAGCTGGCGATGCTGGTCGATCGCGGCGCGCGGGTGGCGGCGTAA
- a CDS encoding glycosyltransferase family 39 protein, translating into MTLLRIVYASAIELRTDEAYYWTWSKEAALSFLDHPPGIAWLIRFGTAIFGDTARGVRFGGIVAMLVTQLLLADIVRRLTHDARAVVLAVLMPEAALYYGLLMAKVAPDVAMIPFAVAMIWSLVRLAQSDDGRWWLAAGLFAGLAMLSKFTVIMFAPAVAAFLLVPDWRWRWLRSPYPYLAALVAIAVFSPVLIWNAQHDWASFRFQGVRATANYGISLRTVGDYIGLQFGLVGFVMFPVVLSGLVITAWRAYRTREPVAILLSTAVLVPFLYFLAKSLTLRVGDTWPMFMWPVGFAAAAVNLVMLPREKWSARMIRSSLFWANTAIVSGIAFVVILFLYYVAAPWNFLGKIDPIGAEAGYEQVAARAQAALDETGATWIATTDYRTYAMMRWLFRGRVPVIEINERGRFQDFRDPGIDRIKGHSGIYVGREPDNRLSLWENIPAKREQLGRVERRWRGVLTDTYVLEKLTGWTPELSPPKDSPLFQWRVLAFLSLSPLLSAEALAKADARRASLALRGLG; encoded by the coding sequence ATGACGCTGCTGCGCATCGTCTACGCCTCCGCGATCGAGCTGCGCACCGACGAGGCCTATTACTGGACCTGGTCGAAGGAGGCGGCGCTCAGCTTCCTCGATCATCCCCCGGGCATCGCCTGGCTCATCCGTTTCGGCACCGCGATCTTCGGTGACACCGCGCGCGGCGTCCGCTTCGGCGGCATCGTCGCGATGTTGGTGACGCAACTCCTGCTCGCCGACATCGTCCGCCGCCTCACCCATGATGCGCGTGCGGTCGTGTTGGCGGTGCTGATGCCGGAGGCTGCGCTCTACTACGGCCTCTTGATGGCCAAGGTCGCCCCCGACGTCGCGATGATCCCGTTCGCGGTCGCGATGATCTGGTCGCTGGTGCGGCTGGCGCAGAGCGATGATGGACGCTGGTGGCTGGCGGCCGGCCTGTTCGCCGGGCTGGCGATGCTGTCGAAATTCACCGTGATCATGTTCGCGCCGGCGGTGGCCGCTTTTCTTCTCGTGCCGGATTGGCGCTGGCGCTGGCTGCGCAGTCCTTACCCTTATCTGGCCGCGCTGGTTGCGATCGCCGTGTTCTCGCCGGTGCTGATCTGGAATGCGCAGCACGACTGGGCCTCGTTCCGGTTCCAGGGCGTGCGCGCCACCGCCAATTACGGCATCTCGCTCCGCACCGTCGGTGACTACATCGGCCTGCAATTCGGTCTCGTCGGCTTCGTCATGTTCCCGGTGGTACTGTCGGGCCTCGTGATCACGGCATGGCGCGCCTATCGCACGCGCGAGCCGGTCGCGATCCTGCTGTCCACCGCGGTGCTGGTGCCGTTCCTCTATTTCCTCGCGAAATCGCTGACGCTCCGGGTCGGCGACACCTGGCCGATGTTCATGTGGCCGGTCGGCTTCGCCGCGGCCGCGGTGAACCTCGTCATGCTGCCGCGTGAAAAATGGTCGGCGCGGATGATCCGGTCGAGCCTGTTCTGGGCAAATACGGCGATCGTCTCGGGCATCGCCTTCGTCGTCATCTTGTTCCTCTACTACGTCGCCGCGCCCTGGAATTTCCTCGGCAAGATCGATCCGATCGGCGCTGAAGCCGGCTACGAGCAGGTTGCAGCGCGCGCGCAGGCTGCGCTGGACGAGACCGGCGCGACCTGGATCGCGACCACGGACTACCGCACCTATGCTATGATGCGCTGGCTGTTCAGGGGCCGCGTGCCTGTCATCGAGATCAACGAGCGCGGCCGCTTCCAGGATTTCCGCGATCCCGGCATCGATCGGATCAAGGGACATTCCGGCATCTATGTCGGGCGCGAGCCCGACAATCGTTTATCGCTGTGGGAGAACATTCCCGCGAAGCGCGAGCAGCTCGGTCGGGTCGAACGCCGCTGGCGCGGTGTTCTGACTGATACCTACGTGCTTGAAAAGCTCACCGGCTGGACCCCGGAGCTGTCCCCGCCGAAGGATTCGCCGCTGTTCCAGTGGCGGGTGCTGGCTTTCCTCTCCCTCTCCCCGCTCTTGTCCGCCGAAGCCTTGGCGAAGGCCGATGCGCGACGAGCTTCGCTCGCGCTGAGAGGGTTGGGGTGA
- a CDS encoding cold-shock protein, producing the protein MAKGTVKWFNPTKGYGFIQPASGGKDVFVHISAVQKAGLSTLNEGQTVEYEEIANRGKTSAENLKV; encoded by the coding sequence ATGGCTAAAGGTACGGTCAAGTGGTTCAACCCGACGAAGGGTTATGGATTTATCCAGCCTGCGTCGGGTGGCAAGGATGTGTTCGTGCATATCTCGGCAGTGCAGAAAGCCGGTCTGTCGACCCTCAACGAGGGACAGACGGTTGAATACGAAGAGATCGCAAACCGGGGCAAGACCTCCGCAGAAAACCTCAAAGTATAA
- a CDS encoding YcjF family protein, giving the protein MNERSPPRRPATFRLDDPGVVVTEADETARLGRGTIQITPEHDPATLPVPIEAVLPARRGLPWGALFWSGLAGLTLLGVGLGVVHLIEDLFARSESLGFVGLAFAFVTALALAVVIGREAYGLARLATIEKLHQRAAAVLASDDRKESRVIVQDLLKIAHQNPQLARARATLESHTGEIIDGADMIRLAERELMSPLDAEARRLVSSAAQKVSIVTAVSPRAAIDVMFVFVAALRLIRQLAYLYGGRPGALGMIRLLRHVIAHLAITGGMAASDSLVQQMLGHGIAAKLSQRLGEGVLNGLLTARLGLAAIEVTRPLPFAALPPPKLSDLATDLLRKKEDEEE; this is encoded by the coding sequence ATGAACGAGCGATCCCCGCCGCGGCGGCCGGCGACGTTCCGGCTCGACGATCCCGGCGTCGTCGTCACCGAAGCCGACGAGACGGCGCGGCTCGGCCGCGGCACCATCCAGATCACGCCGGAGCACGATCCAGCGACATTGCCGGTGCCGATTGAAGCCGTGCTGCCCGCACGACGCGGCCTCCCCTGGGGCGCGCTGTTCTGGTCCGGCCTTGCCGGGCTGACGCTGCTCGGCGTCGGGCTCGGCGTGGTTCATCTGATCGAGGATTTGTTTGCGCGCAGCGAAAGCCTCGGCTTCGTCGGGCTCGCCTTCGCATTCGTCACTGCGCTTGCGCTCGCGGTGGTGATCGGGCGCGAGGCGTATGGACTGGCGCGCCTCGCGACGATCGAGAAACTGCATCAGCGCGCAGCCGCAGTCCTTGCCAGCGACGACCGCAAGGAGAGCCGCGTCATCGTGCAGGACCTCCTGAAGATCGCGCACCAGAATCCGCAGCTCGCACGCGCCCGCGCCACGCTGGAGAGCCACACCGGCGAGATCATCGACGGCGCCGACATGATCCGCCTCGCCGAGCGTGAATTGATGTCGCCGCTGGATGCGGAGGCGCGACGGCTGGTGTCGTCAGCCGCGCAAAAGGTCTCGATCGTCACGGCCGTTTCGCCCCGCGCGGCGATCGACGTGATGTTCGTGTTCGTCGCCGCGCTGCGTCTGATCCGCCAGCTTGCGTACCTCTATGGCGGACGGCCCGGCGCGCTCGGCATGATCCGCCTGCTCCGCCACGTCATCGCCCATCTCGCCATCACCGGCGGCATGGCCGCGAGCGACAGCCTGGTGCAGCAGATGCTGGGCCACGGGATTGCAGCGAAGCTGTCGCAACGGCTGGGCGAAGGCGTACTCAACGGATTGCTGACGGCGCGGCTCGGATTGGCCGCGATCGAGGTGACACGCCCGCTGCCCTTCGCGGCGCTGCCGCCGCCGAAGCTGTCGGATCTCGCGACGGATCTGCTGCGGAAGAAAGAGGACGAGGAGGAGTAG
- a CDS encoding YcjX family protein encodes MAFSFQDMVEEARLSARALIDYGEHFFNPTVRLGVTGLSRAGKTVFITALIHGLTRGGRFPVFEAYASGRIARAHLAPQPDDAVPRFAYETHLRALVEERHWPNSTVDISELRLVVDYQRHNGADRTLTLDIVDYPGEWLLDLPLLQKSYEQWSAESLALSREAPRAHLAAGWHAHLATLKPDAREDEQATLTAAKLFTDYLRACREERFAMSLLPPGRFLMPGNLAGSPALTFAPLDVPVGGQAPDGSLWAMMVRRFEAYKDVVVRPFFRDHFARLDRQIVLADALSAFNSGPEALHDLEAALAGILDCFNIGRSTFLTSLFRPRIDRILFAATKADHLHHSSHDRLEAALRRAVTQAVARAENTGAQIDVVALAAVRATREAQVAHGRDKLPSILGTPAAGESAGGEFFDGNTEVATFPGDLPLDPEPLFNGTDAFRGLSTEAAEKSDFRFLRFRPPKLAREGDDEPALPHIRLDRALQFLIGDKLS; translated from the coding sequence ATGGCATTCAGTTTCCAGGATATGGTCGAAGAGGCGCGCCTGTCGGCCCGGGCGCTGATCGACTATGGCGAGCACTTCTTCAATCCGACGGTGCGGCTCGGGGTCACCGGCCTGTCGCGGGCCGGCAAGACGGTGTTCATCACCGCGCTGATCCATGGGCTGACGCGCGGCGGCCGGTTTCCGGTATTCGAAGCCTATGCCTCGGGCCGGATCGCGCGGGCGCACCTCGCGCCGCAGCCGGACGATGCCGTGCCGCGCTTTGCCTATGAGACCCATCTGCGCGCGCTGGTCGAGGAACGGCACTGGCCGAATTCGACCGTCGACATCAGCGAGCTTCGCCTCGTCGTCGACTACCAGCGCCACAACGGCGCCGATCGCACCCTGACGCTCGATATCGTCGACTATCCCGGCGAGTGGCTGCTCGACCTGCCGCTGCTGCAAAAGAGCTACGAGCAATGGTCGGCGGAGAGTCTTGCGCTCTCGCGCGAGGCGCCACGCGCGCATCTTGCCGCCGGCTGGCACGCGCATCTTGCCACGCTCAAGCCTGACGCGCGCGAGGACGAGCAGGCGACACTGACAGCCGCAAAGCTCTTCACCGATTATTTGCGCGCGTGCCGCGAAGAACGCTTTGCCATGAGCCTGCTGCCGCCCGGCCGCTTCCTGATGCCCGGCAATCTCGCAGGCTCCCCGGCGCTGACCTTCGCGCCGCTCGACGTGCCCGTCGGCGGCCAGGCGCCGGACGGCTCGCTGTGGGCGATGATGGTGCGCCGCTTCGAAGCCTACAAAGACGTCGTGGTGCGTCCTTTCTTCCGCGATCACTTTGCGCGCCTCGATCGCCAGATCGTGCTGGCCGATGCGCTCTCCGCGTTCAACTCCGGACCCGAGGCGCTGCACGATCTCGAAGCCGCGCTCGCCGGCATTCTCGACTGCTTCAACATCGGCCGCAGCACCTTCCTCACCAGCCTGTTTCGGCCGCGCATCGACCGCATCCTGTTCGCGGCGACCAAGGCGGACCACCTGCATCATTCCAGCCACGACCGTCTCGAGGCCGCGCTCCGCCGCGCCGTGACGCAGGCGGTGGCGCGCGCGGAAAATACCGGCGCGCAGATCGACGTGGTGGCGCTCGCCGCGGTGCGCGCCACGCGCGAGGCGCAGGTCGCCCACGGCCGCGACAAATTGCCGTCGATCCTGGGAACACCGGCGGCGGGCGAAAGCGCCGGCGGCGAGTTCTTCGACGGCAACACGGAGGTTGCGACCTTTCCCGGCGACCTGCCCCTGGATCCCGAGCCGCTGTTCAACGGCACGGATGCCTTCCGCGGCCTCTCGACCGAGGCCGCCGAGAAGAGCGACTTCCGCTTCCTGCGCTTCCGCCCGCCAAAGCTCGCGCGCGAGGGTGACGACGAGCCGGCGCTGCCACACATCCGCCTCGACCGTGCCTTGCAGTTCCTGATCGGAGACAAGCTCTCATGA
- a CDS encoding Lrp/AsnC ligand binding domain-containing protein, whose amino-acid sequence MELDRLDRRILSILQEDGRIANVELAERIGLSPTSIGERLKRLQREGFVEGYGARLNPHRLGLGLLVFVEVLLDKTTPDNFERFARAVKLAPEVLECHMVAGGFDYLVKARLADMTAYRRFLGETLLSMPGVRETRTYAVMEEIKRDAPLPVG is encoded by the coding sequence ATGGAACTTGATCGGTTAGACCGGAGAATCCTCTCGATTTTGCAGGAGGATGGGCGAATCGCCAATGTCGAGCTCGCCGAACGCATCGGCTTGTCGCCGACATCGATCGGCGAGCGGCTGAAGCGCTTGCAGCGCGAGGGTTTTGTCGAAGGCTACGGCGCGCGACTCAATCCGCACCGGCTCGGCCTCGGGCTACTGGTGTTCGTCGAGGTGCTGCTCGACAAGACGACGCCCGACAATTTCGAGCGCTTTGCGCGCGCGGTGAAACTCGCGCCGGAAGTCCTGGAGTGTCACATGGTTGCCGGCGGCTTCGACTATCTTGTGAAGGCGCGGCTTGCGGACATGACAGCGTATCGGCGTTTCCTCGGCGAGACCCTGCTGTCGATGCCGGGCGTGCGCGAGACGCGGACCTATGCGGTGATGGAGGAGATCAAGCGCGACGCACCGTTGCCGGTGGGCTAG
- a CDS encoding sulfite:cytochrome C oxidoreductase subunit B encodes MQRTVLLAISLALAAGITAATAAPVNYQLPDEVAAFKPGPNLEVVQGNCSACHSADYINTQPPMKDKKGFWQAEVTKMIKVYGAPIDDADVGKIVDYLAATY; translated from the coding sequence ATGCAGCGCACCGTTCTCCTCGCCATCTCGCTCGCTCTCGCCGCCGGCATCACTGCCGCGACTGCGGCGCCCGTCAATTACCAGCTGCCGGACGAGGTCGCCGCCTTCAAGCCCGGCCCCAATCTCGAGGTCGTGCAAGGCAATTGCAGCGCCTGCCACTCGGCCGACTACATCAACACGCAGCCGCCGATGAAGGACAAGAAGGGCTTCTGGCAGGCCGAGGTGACCAAGATGATCAAGGTCTATGGCGCACCGATCGACGATGCCGATGTCGGCAAGATCGTCGATTACCTGGCCGCGACGTATTGA
- a CDS encoding molybdopterin-dependent oxidoreductase — MFDRRDLLKGAGLAAMAATLNSTKALALDTVTLPFANGERPLVKYPQKRPMIGLTSRPPQLETPFAVFNDGPITPNNAFFVRYHLSDLPYNLDPDKFTLEIKGKVDKLLKLSLKDIRKMKATEIVAVNQCSGNSRGFFEPRVAGGQLANGAMGNARWRGVPLKTVLEMAGVQAGAKQVTFNGMDGPASDKTPDFVKALDIDHASDVEVMLAYGMNGEDLPFLNGFPLRLIVPGYYGTYWVKHLNEITVIDNVYDGFWMKSAYRIPDTPNNAIEPGTTPKATIPINRFTIRSFITSVPDGAKLKAGATTLRGIAFDGGKGIKDVAVSTDGGKTWTSAKLGKDLGKYSFREWKLPVKLAAGTVELKVRATGNGGETQPDQPRWNPAGYLRNVVETVRVSVA, encoded by the coding sequence ATGTTCGATCGACGCGACCTGCTCAAGGGAGCGGGGCTTGCCGCCATGGCGGCCACACTGAATTCAACCAAAGCGCTGGCGCTGGACACCGTCACCCTGCCCTTCGCCAACGGCGAACGGCCGCTGGTGAAATATCCGCAGAAGCGGCCGATGATCGGCCTGACCAGCCGGCCGCCGCAACTCGAGACCCCGTTCGCGGTGTTCAACGACGGCCCGATCACGCCGAACAACGCATTCTTCGTGCGCTATCATCTCTCGGACCTGCCCTACAATCTCGACCCCGACAAGTTCACGCTCGAGATCAAGGGCAAGGTCGACAAGCTGCTCAAGCTGTCGCTCAAGGACATCCGCAAAATGAAGGCGACCGAGATCGTCGCCGTCAACCAGTGCTCCGGCAACAGCCGCGGCTTCTTCGAGCCGCGTGTCGCCGGCGGCCAGCTCGCCAACGGCGCGATGGGGAATGCACGCTGGCGCGGCGTGCCGCTGAAGACCGTGCTCGAGATGGCGGGCGTGCAGGCCGGTGCCAAGCAGGTCACGTTCAACGGCATGGACGGCCCGGCCAGCGACAAGACGCCTGACTTCGTCAAGGCGCTCGACATCGATCACGCCAGCGACGTCGAGGTGATGCTGGCCTACGGCATGAACGGCGAGGATCTGCCGTTCCTCAACGGCTTCCCGCTGCGCCTGATCGTGCCCGGCTATTACGGCACCTACTGGGTCAAGCACCTCAACGAGATCACCGTCATCGACAATGTCTATGACGGCTTCTGGATGAAGTCGGCCTATCGCATTCCTGATACCCCGAACAATGCAATCGAGCCGGGCACCACGCCGAAGGCGACGATCCCGATCAACCGTTTCACCATCCGCTCCTTCATCACCAGCGTGCCTGACGGCGCCAAGCTGAAGGCGGGAGCTACGACGCTGCGCGGCATCGCCTTCGACGGCGGCAAGGGCATCAAGGACGTCGCGGTCTCCACCGACGGCGGCAAGACCTGGACGAGCGCGAAGCTCGGCAAGGATCTCGGCAAATACTCCTTCCGCGAATGGAAGCTGCCGGTGAAGCTCGCGGCCGGCACCGTTGAGCTCAAGGTCCGCGCCACCGGCAACGGCGGCGAGACCCAACCGGATCAGCCGCGCTGGAACCCGGCGGGTTATTTGCGCAACGTCGTCGAAACCGTCCGCGTCAGCGTGGCCTGA